From the Desulfovibrio sp. UIB00 genome, one window contains:
- a CDS encoding transporter associated domain-containing protein encodes MWDLAWVTDPAAWAGLGTLVLLEVVLGVDNLVFISILVNKLPQEKKRQAFMTGLGLALLMRMVLLAFMARLVALTDPLFTLGGHGYSARDLILMAGGVFLLLKGTMELHDRLEGHAGRFNTSGPQAGYWQVIFQIIILDAVFSLDSIITSVGMVDHVFIMMLAVLAAMVIMVLAAAPLLEFVERHPTVIVLCLGFLLMIGLSLLADGLGYHIPKGYMYAAIGFSVLVEACNQWALRSRRRRYSMRDMRESTARVILNLLGGGVPGGGEAQLEAAALAGDAGGQLFAPMERDMVARVIRLGGRTARFIMIPRQRVDWLDSNADRATVTRFAAASRLAWLPVLRRDTDEVLGVVHPGEILQQEQQGIGNREWDLKTYVRPAPTIFEHIPLTTLLEDFRTNPAPLAFVRDEYGSVVGIITPAELLSVLAGQMGDMPAGPEVCRRPDGSWVLPGRLAVDLFASWLGVSLPRRLCSATLGGLIMERLGRIPEKGARLRYQGWDLEITRMDRRRIDEVRAVKLLLPHSEGKKRKK; translated from the coding sequence ATGTGGGATCTGGCATGGGTAACTGACCCCGCAGCCTGGGCTGGTCTGGGTACGCTGGTGCTGCTGGAAGTGGTGCTGGGCGTAGACAACCTGGTTTTTATTTCCATACTTGTGAACAAGCTGCCGCAGGAAAAAAAGCGTCAGGCCTTTATGACCGGCCTTGGGCTTGCCCTGCTCATGCGTATGGTGCTGCTGGCCTTCATGGCGCGGCTGGTCGCCCTTACCGACCCTCTGTTTACCCTGGGGGGGCACGGCTATTCTGCCCGCGATCTTATCCTTATGGCTGGCGGCGTGTTCTTGCTGCTCAAGGGCACCATGGAACTGCACGACAGGCTTGAAGGCCACGCGGGCAGATTTAACACCAGCGGGCCGCAGGCAGGCTACTGGCAGGTGATTTTTCAGATCATCATTCTGGACGCCGTGTTCTCGCTGGATTCCATCATCACGTCCGTGGGCATGGTGGATCACGTGTTCATCATGATGCTGGCGGTGCTGGCTGCCATGGTCATAATGGTGCTTGCCGCAGCACCCTTGCTGGAATTTGTGGAGCGCCACCCCACGGTCATTGTGTTGTGTTTGGGATTTTTGCTGATGATCGGTCTGAGCCTGCTGGCTGATGGCCTGGGCTACCACATCCCCAAGGGCTATATGTACGCGGCCATTGGTTTCTCCGTGCTGGTTGAGGCCTGCAACCAGTGGGCGTTGCGGAGTCGCCGCAGGCGCTACAGCATGCGCGACATGCGAGAATCCACGGCACGGGTCATCCTGAACCTGCTCGGCGGGGGCGTGCCTGGCGGCGGCGAGGCGCAGCTGGAAGCAGCGGCGCTGGCAGGCGATGCCGGGGGCCAGCTCTTTGCACCCATGGAGCGGGACATGGTGGCCCGAGTGATCCGCCTTGGCGGGCGCACGGCACGTTTTATCATGATCCCGCGTCAGCGCGTGGACTGGCTGGACAGCAATGCCGACCGCGCCACGGTCACGCGTTTTGCGGCGGCCTCGCGACTTGCCTGGCTGCCAGTGCTGCGGCGCGATACGGACGAAGTGCTGGGCGTGGTGCACCCTGGTGAAATCCTGCAACAGGAACAGCAGGGCATAGGCAACCGGGAGTGGGATCTGAAAACCTACGTGCGGCCCGCGCCCACCATCTTCGAGCATATACCGCTGACGACCCTGCTGGAAGATTTTCGTACCAATCCCGCGCCGCTGGCCTTTGTGCGGGATGAATACGGCAGCGTAGTGGGCATCATCACCCCTGCGGAACTGTTGAGCGTGCTTGCGGGCCAGATGGGCGACATGCCCGCCGGGCCGGAGGTTTGCCGCAGGCCTGACGGCAGTTGGGTTCTGCCGGGGCGGCTGGCTGTTGACCTCTTTGCAAGCTGGCTTGGGGTGAGCCTGCCGCGCCGTCTGTGCAGCGCCACTCTCGGGGGGCTCATCATGGAGCGTCTGGGCCGCATACCCGAAAAAGGCGCGCGCCTGCGCTATCAGGGATGGGATCTGGAGATAACCCGCATGGATCGCCGTCGTATTGACGAGGTGCGCGCGGTCAAGTTGCTGTTGCCGCATTCCGAGGGCAAAAAGCGCAAAAAATAA
- the ilvB gene encoding acetolactate synthase large subunit yields the protein MLRLSGAELTIRLLENQGVTHITGIPGGFNLPLYDALGRSGTIRHILARHEQGAGFIAQGMARVTGRPGVIFATSGPGATNTLTALADARMDSVPLVCITGQVPLSMIGTDAFQEVDIYGMSIPATKHNFIVRSIEELLRVIPEAFAIAAGDRPGPVLVDIPRDVQVAVAELQYLPAAGTPAPMPQPDPQALARAAEMMNAAKRPLLMLGGGTSSPEASAAVISFMEARRIPAVMSLRGLGTVPHGHELAVGMLGMHGARASNMLVDECDLLMVVGARLGDRATGRLDGFCPKTGLIHIDIDACEVGKLRIPQVGITADAAEALTALLPLLRKTDHEPWLERVAACKAEHGLRFDRTDEVCSPYGIIRHVADALHGTGIVSTDVGQHQMRVAQAYPMMQPRQWLTSGGLGTMGFGLPAAIGAALAKPEETVVCFSGDGSLLMNIQEMATAVENQANVKIILCNNDGLGLVQQQQDLFFGGRLFGSTFTAGTDFVRIAQGFGMPAVCLNNERDPRAVLEKALGTPGPCLLEVRMSAEEKVFPMVPPGAANSQMIEGVNA from the coding sequence ATGTTACGTCTTTCGGGAGCAGAACTCACCATCCGCCTGCTGGAAAATCAGGGTGTCACGCACATTACGGGCATCCCGGGCGGTTTCAATCTTCCTCTCTATGATGCCCTTGGGCGCAGTGGAACCATACGGCATATCCTCGCTCGTCACGAACAGGGCGCTGGCTTCATAGCTCAGGGCATGGCGAGGGTTACGGGCCGTCCCGGCGTTATCTTTGCCACTTCTGGCCCCGGCGCCACCAATACGCTTACGGCGCTCGCCGATGCGCGCATGGATTCCGTGCCCTTGGTCTGCATTACCGGGCAGGTGCCCCTGAGCATGATCGGTACCGATGCCTTTCAGGAAGTGGACATCTACGGCATGTCCATTCCCGCCACCAAGCACAACTTTATTGTGCGCTCCATTGAGGAACTGCTGCGCGTGATTCCTGAGGCCTTTGCCATTGCCGCTGGCGACCGCCCCGGCCCTGTGCTGGTGGATATTCCGCGTGACGTGCAGGTGGCTGTTGCTGAATTGCAGTATCTGCCCGCCGCCGGAACCCCCGCGCCCATGCCGCAGCCAGACCCGCAGGCCCTTGCCCGCGCGGCGGAAATGATGAACGCCGCAAAGCGCCCCCTGTTGATGCTGGGCGGCGGCACGTCTTCCCCCGAGGCCTCGGCGGCGGTGATTTCCTTTATGGAGGCCCGCCGCATCCCTGCCGTCATGTCCCTGCGCGGGCTGGGCACGGTGCCGCACGGGCATGAACTGGCCGTGGGCATGCTTGGCATGCATGGAGCGCGCGCTTCCAACATGCTGGTGGACGAATGCGATCTGCTCATGGTTGTGGGCGCTCGCCTTGGCGACCGCGCCACGGGGAGGCTGGACGGATTTTGCCCCAAGACGGGCCTTATCCACATTGATATTGATGCCTGCGAGGTGGGCAAGCTGCGCATTCCACAGGTGGGTATCACGGCGGACGCGGCAGAGGCTCTCACGGCCCTGCTGCCCCTGTTGCGCAAGACTGACCATGAGCCGTGGCTTGAGCGCGTGGCAGCTTGCAAGGCGGAGCATGGCCTGCGTTTTGACCGCACGGATGAGGTCTGTTCGCCCTACGGCATCATCAGACACGTGGCGGACGCCTTGCACGGCACGGGCATTGTGAGCACAGACGTGGGCCAGCACCAGATGCGCGTGGCTCAGGCCTACCCCATGATGCAGCCCCGGCAGTGGCTCACATCCGGCGGGCTGGGAACAATGGGCTTTGGCCTGCCTGCCGCCATAGGAGCTGCGCTGGCAAAGCCGGAGGAAACCGTGGTCTGTTTTTCCGGCGATGGCAGCCTGCTCATGAATATTCAGGAAATGGCCACCGCTGTCGAAAATCAGGCCAACGTCAAGATTATCCTGTGCAACAACGATGGGCTGGGGTTGGTACAACAACAGCAGGATCTGTTCTTTGGAGGGCGCCTGTTCGGCTCGACCTTTACGGCAGGCACGGACTTTGTGCGTATTGCCCAGGGCTTTGGCATGCCTGCCGTCTGTCTTAACAACGAGCGCGACCCCAGGGCCG
- the rpsB gene encoding 30S ribosomal protein S2 yields MAYVSMKQMLETGVHFGHQTRRWNPKMRPYIFGARNGIHIIDLQQTVKLFRVAYDKVVDTVAKGGKVLFIGTKRQAQEAVAAEAGRAGQFHVTNRWMGGTLTNFVTIQKSVDRLKKLEAMFGDGTINRYQKKEILLLEREMNKLEETLGGIKNMDRIPQLAFIIDPHREDIAVKECRKLGIPIVAVTDTNCDPDVIDYIIPGNDDAIRAIKLFVAAFAEACMEGEAMNKDHKGEVVNAEEAMQKAEAAASAPEAAPAE; encoded by the coding sequence ATGGCTTATGTCAGCATGAAGCAAATGCTGGAAACCGGCGTGCATTTCGGTCACCAGACCCGCCGCTGGAACCCCAAGATGCGTCCTTACATCTTTGGCGCCCGCAACGGCATCCATATCATCGACCTGCAGCAGACCGTCAAGCTGTTCCGCGTCGCCTACGACAAAGTGGTCGATACTGTTGCCAAGGGCGGCAAAGTGCTGTTCATCGGTACCAAGCGTCAGGCTCAGGAAGCTGTGGCCGCTGAAGCTGGCCGCGCTGGTCAGTTCCACGTGACTAACCGTTGGATGGGCGGCACGCTCACCAACTTTGTCACCATCCAGAAGAGCGTGGACCGTCTGAAGAAGCTGGAAGCCATGTTTGGCGACGGCACCATCAATCGCTACCAGAAGAAGGAAATTCTGCTTCTGGAACGCGAAATGAACAAGCTCGAGGAAACCCTTGGCGGTATCAAGAACATGGACCGCATTCCCCAGCTTGCCTTTATCATCGACCCGCACCGTGAAGACATCGCCGTGAAGGAATGCCGCAAGCTCGGTATCCCGATCGTGGCCGTGACCGACACCAACTGCGATCCCGATGTCATTGACTACATCATCCCCGGCAACGACGACGCCATCCGCGCCATCAAGCTGTTTGTGGCTGCTTTCGCCGAAGCCTGCATGGAAGGCGAAGCCATGAACAAGGATCACAAGGGCGAAGTCGTCAACGCCGAAGAAGCCATGCAGAAGGCCGAAGCCGCCGCCTCCGCTCCGGAAGCCGCTCCCGCCGAATAG
- the tsf gene encoding translation elongation factor Ts: protein MAITAQLVKELRDMTAAGMMDCKKALVEVEGDLEKAVDWLRQKGMAKAAKKSGRATSEGLVTVAATADNMHIAMGSLLCETDFVARGEQFQTMATRVTQVILEKAPADAAALEALLGEEVTQLIASVGENMQLGKFARFSKKSANDVVGQYVHANSKIGVLVYLTCGKTESAAKPEVLELAKNLAMQVAAASPLALDAASLDQAAVEREREVYRQKALEEGKPAQIVDKIADGAVKKFQKEVCLMEQPYIRDDKKTISDIVRETGKTIGDEITVTGFERIQLAAE, encoded by the coding sequence ATGGCTATCACTGCACAATTGGTTAAAGAACTGCGCGACATGACCGCCGCAGGCATGATGGACTGCAAGAAAGCCCTGGTGGAAGTGGAAGGCGACCTGGAAAAGGCCGTTGACTGGCTGCGCCAGAAGGGCATGGCCAAGGCTGCCAAAAAGTCTGGCCGCGCCACCAGCGAAGGCCTCGTGACCGTTGCCGCCACTGCCGACAACATGCATATCGCCATGGGTTCGCTGCTTTGCGAAACCGACTTCGTGGCTCGCGGCGAACAGTTCCAGACCATGGCCACCCGCGTGACCCAGGTTATCCTTGAAAAGGCTCCTGCCGATGCCGCCGCTCTTGAAGCCCTCCTGGGCGAAGAAGTGACCCAGCTTATTGCCTCTGTGGGCGAAAACATGCAGCTTGGCAAGTTTGCCCGCTTCAGCAAGAAGAGCGCCAACGACGTGGTGGGTCAGTATGTCCACGCCAACAGCAAGATCGGCGTTCTTGTGTACCTGACCTGCGGCAAGACCGAAAGCGCCGCCAAGCCCGAAGTGCTGGAACTGGCCAAGAACCTTGCCATGCAGGTTGCCGCCGCCAGCCCCCTGGCCCTTGACGCCGCCAGCCTTGATCAGGCCGCTGTGGAGCGTGAACGCGAAGTTTACCGCCAGAAGGCCCTTGAAGAAGGCAAGCCTGCCCAGATCGTGGACAAGATTGCCGACGGCGCGGTGAAGAAGTTCCAGAAGGAAGTGTGCCTCATGGAACAGCCCTACATCCGCGACGACAAGAAGACCATTTCCGACATCGTGCGCGAAACGGGCAAGACCATCGGCGACGAAATCACGGTTACCGGTTTCGAACGCATCCAGCTTGCTGCCGAATAA